From the Methanocaldococcus fervens AG86 genome, the window TTGTCAAACTTACATTGATTTTTAATTAATTTTTTGAATGATTTTATTAAAGTATTAGTAATTTCTTCATATGCAAAATAAACTTTTTTGTATTTTTTACTATAATTTCTTTCATAATGAGGAGGAGTTAGAATTAAGTTATCTTTTGGGAACACATCTGCATTATAGGGATGGAACAATACTAATTTATGTTTTGTATTAATATCGTTGAGGAAATCTAACTTATGTATATTTGTTAGTATTATGGCAATATCAAAATCAATATCTAAGTTTTGATGAAAAAGATAGACATTTTTATAATTATAGTCAAATATTTCAATCAAATCTTTCCATCGATTGTCAATACTTACATAAATTTCAGCATTTTTATTTATTTCTTTTATAATTGGTAGTGATACAAACAACTTAATTATACAATCTCCCAAATTTTCATTATTGAGAACAATTAAAACTTTATTTAATGATTTTAATTTATGGTCATAAACTATTTCTTGCATCAAATACTTAGGATATGTTTTTAAAAAATATAATGCTTTTGATATTAGGTAATAAATATAAGTATTTTTTATTTTTATTTTTAACAATTCCCACTTATTATATCGATGGTCCATAATATCACACAGTTTAATTATTTTTTTGCTAAAGCTTGTAAATTAACCCCAATAACATTATGGACAAAAGTCCAAAAATCTACAAATATTAAATACCAAAATATTTTAACAGATTTTCTATTTCTCATTCGTGATAATTTAATAACTTTTAACCCATTTTCTTCAATTAATCTTCTTAATGATGCCCTATTAAAAGGCCTAACATGTGTATAATCTTGCCAAAAATTTAAATTCCCTGGTAGAAAAATTCTTAAAGTTGATGGGACTCCTATATATAATAAACCATCCTTTTTTAATACCCTTTTTATTTCACTCATCGCTCTTTGTGGGTAATACAAATGCTCAAAAACCTGTTGGGTATGAACTAAATCAAAGTAATCATCTGGAAAAGGTAATGGCTCTTCATCTACATTAACTCTATAGAACTTTATATTTAAATCTTTTGGTAATAATTCTTCTACATCTGCTATATCAATACCATAAAATTCTAAATCATTTCTAATTTTAGATAACGCAACAAAAAATCCTCCCGCTGCACAACCAATATCTAAAATTTTAGCTCCTTTTGGTAACTTTTTTATATATTCAAAAAATTCTTTTGGATATGTATTTTCAATGTCGGGTATAACACCTACATAATTTTCATGATATTTTTTTGGGAATCTATTTTTATTGTTATTTTTCATAATACATCACCTATTTAAAATAGCATTCTTTATATAGGCAAATATCTACTACAACATCTAATCTCCCATGTAATCTCAATACGCCACCATCATTCTTCGATATGAACAAATATACTTCGACACTTTACTATATAAGTTATTAATTATTAATTAAACAAAGTAGTTTTTATTTATATGGGTGAAGATTAAAGAACGGTTTTGATTTTAAATAGAATATTAATATAATAAAATATATAATAAATGGGCTCCTAGGTTTTATTAGACCTGTATTATTCGACTTTAAAATGGTTTTGGAAGGTGTGAGAAAATGAGTTTGTATTCAAAAATTCAAGAAAAAGTTTATTTAAGGGTTATAAATGATTTTAGATCGTATTTCCATGCTTATATTATTTATAATTGGGTCAAAGATAAAAATAAAATTTTAAATGTTGGAAGTGGTGATGGAAGGGATTATTTTTACCTAACTTTAAAAGGTAAAAAAGTTGTAAATGTAGATATTGCAGAACATAAAGATTACCCATATGTTAAAGCAGATGTTACGAGAGGATTACCATTTAATGATAAAGAATTTGATGCTGTAATAATTGCAGAAGTATTAGAGCATTTATTTGAAGATTTTATTGCACTTAAAGAAATTAGAAGAGTATTAAAGGATGATGGCATTTTAATAGTTACTGTACCTTTTTATAGTGATGGTGCAGAATATCATGTAAGAATTCATTCAGATAAAACAATTAAAAGGTTATTAAAATATTGTGGATTTCAAATTGAAGATTTTATTTATAAAGGAGGGTTATTTATTACAATATCCCCCTATGGATTTAATTTTATACTTAAAAATATTAGAAAATTCTTTGGAATAGACTTATACCCTTTATTCATAAAGCTTGATATCATATTAAGTAAAACCCCAATAAAGATACTATTTAGATTTAGCAAATACTATGGATGTCTGATAAAATGCAAAAAAGGAAAACAGATGGACTATCGAGAACTAAATATAAGAGAATTTGGTGATTAACATTATTGGTGAAATCCATGAAAGCATCTATCGTTGTTGCAACCTACAATAGAAAAGACAAGCTTAAAAAATGTCTAAATGCCTTAGAAAATCAGACGTATCCAAAAGAAGATTATGAAATTATTATAGTGGATGATGGTTCAACAGATGGAACTTATGAATTTTTAAAAGAAAAACAGAAAGAAATAAAAAATTTAAGGATATTCAGACAAAATAATAAAGGTCCTGCAGCAGCGAGAAATTTAGGAGTTAAAAATGCAAAAGGGGAAGTAATATTTTTTACAGATGATGACGTTATTGTCCCAAACAATTGGATTGAAGAATTTTTAAAGGTCTTTGAAAAATATCCCGAAGTTGTTGCAGTCGGAGGATATATAGAAGCATCAGAAGAAATGATAAAAAAGAATATTTTTGCAAAGTATGAAGCATACATGTCAAGATTAGTTTATAATATGCCTAATGGGCCATATATTGGAGGTTTTGAAACATTTGGTGTTGTAACTTGTAATGCAGCGTACAAAAAGAAAGTCATTGAAGAGGTTGGTTATTTTGATGAAACGTTTCCTGTTGCTGCTGGGGAAGATGCTGATTTAAAATTAAGAGTAGCTTTAAAAGGTTATAAATTTGCCTTTATTCCTTTAAAGGCAATTCATATACAGGACTATAACTTCAAAAGATTCTGGAGACAACAAGTAGCAAGAGGAATTGGAAATGTGTATTTTTCAAAAAAATGGGAAAATGTATTAAAAACTGATAAAGAAAAGGATAAATACAATGCAAAACCAAAATACGATATACCTTTGAAAATCTTAAAGGATTTAAAATTTGATATATTTATGTTATTTATTATTTCAGTTTTAGCAAGTAGATATGGAAAATGGAAAGCTAAAAGGGTGATTAAATGAACATTCAAAATGCTATAAAAAAGGCATTATATCC encodes:
- a CDS encoding class I SAM-dependent methyltransferase, giving the protein MKNNNKNRFPKKYHENYVGVIPDIENTYPKEFFEYIKKLPKGAKILDIGCAAGGFFVALSKIRNDLEFYGIDIADVEELLPKDLNIKFYRVNVDEEPLPFPDDYFDLVHTQQVFEHLYYPQRAMSEIKRVLKKDGLLYIGVPSTLRIFLPGNLNFWQDYTHVRPFNRASLRRLIEENGLKVIKLSRMRNRKSVKIFWYLIFVDFWTFVHNVIGVNLQALAKK
- a CDS encoding glycosyltransferase, which produces MKASIVVATYNRKDKLKKCLNALENQTYPKEDYEIIIVDDGSTDGTYEFLKEKQKEIKNLRIFRQNNKGPAAARNLGVKNAKGEVIFFTDDDVIVPNNWIEEFLKVFEKYPEVVAVGGYIEASEEMIKKNIFAKYEAYMSRLVYNMPNGPYIGGFETFGVVTCNAAYKKKVIEEVGYFDETFPVAAGEDADLKLRVALKGYKFAFIPLKAIHIQDYNFKRFWRQQVARGIGNVYFSKKWENVLKTDKEKDKYNAKPKYDIPLKILKDLKFDIFMLFIISVLASRYGKWKAKRVIK
- a CDS encoding class I SAM-dependent methyltransferase, whose product is MSLYSKIQEKVYLRVINDFRSYFHAYIIYNWVKDKNKILNVGSGDGRDYFYLTLKGKKVVNVDIAEHKDYPYVKADVTRGLPFNDKEFDAVIIAEVLEHLFEDFIALKEIRRVLKDDGILIVTVPFYSDGAEYHVRIHSDKTIKRLLKYCGFQIEDFIYKGGLFITISPYGFNFILKNIRKFFGIDLYPLFIKLDIILSKTPIKILFRFSKYYGCLIKCKKGKQMDYRELNIREFGD
- a CDS encoding glycosyltransferase family 9 protein — its product is MDHRYNKWELLKIKIKNTYIYYLISKALYFLKTYPKYLMQEIVYDHKLKSLNKVLIVLNNENLGDCIIKLFVSLPIIKEINKNAEIYVSIDNRWKDLIEIFDYNYKNVYLFHQNLDIDFDIAIILTNIHKLDFLNDINTKHKLVLFHPYNADVFPKDNLILTPPHYERNYSKKYKKVYFAYEEITNTLIKSFKKLIKNQCKFDKLPYITLSKDEEEKILNKFNLKRDEYIIISIFADKIGSPKEWVNKYWVELIDRIQTNFNSVKIVLVGNKDLPKEFKNIINNENIVNLCKKTSIKEVFYIIKNSKLIITVETGIQHIGFIFNKPQIIICGPSVPFLMKKNKNYYLIKNFNVCHTCESLVCYNKKFKECMFSITPENIYKIVKHYTWD